From the Maioricimonas rarisocia genome, one window contains:
- a CDS encoding DUF1549 domain-containing protein, whose translation MVRLHDNSSAVLRFALSLTILIGCLCAPAAAGNAKAVPPDHAEKAKQGLALFKSHVRPLLVKHCLDCHGGKSVKADFDLSTRKLLMDSGYVDKTAEDSYLVELIEHRAEPHMPFKEPRLSDEAIGHIRKWIELGAPYDKPLVDSSAAATELAVTDDDRNFWSFRPLRGITPPAVENEDWCRTPIDRFILGRQEEQGLVPNESASRRKLIRRAYFDLIGLPPTPEEVEQFVSDTDPHAWSKLIDRLLDSEHYGERWARHWMDVARFAESHGYEQDYDRPHAYHYRDFLIKALNADMPFDQFVRWQLAGDELAPDEPLAMMATGFLGAGAFPTQLTEAEFESARYDELDDMVATTGVAFLGLSIGCARCHDHKFDPIPAADYYRMAANFTTTIRSEIDLQLDADEYRRAKQKFDGEHAALEAKLQEYESGPLQSSFQKWLTDAAETPVQSPLWRIVEPVLMKSTGGATLELQPDGSILASGKKPNQDQYVFTIRTEANGLAAVRIEALTHESLTKHGPGRAGNGNFALTDLRITARPVDQPEAAPQPVNLASAAATHEQNDGVLSVRGSIDDNPQSGWAVDFGGIGKDQAAVFTLAEPLQQDGQVELTFTMKFDNNVAHSLGRLRLSVTTETAPVPSVDDGMKATLAEAFSRLKKGSPDQLNDAQRTALFEWFASRDEKWKELNQAVAEHVKQAPQPKTIKVQVTSEGFQHMKHHADGRGFPHFYPETYHLERGDVQQKKEVARAGYLQVLMRDDADNADWSVSPPDDWDRTSFRRAALADWMTDVEQGAGHLVARVIVNRLWQHHFGKGIVTTPNDFGISGERPTHPELLDWLARDLVENGWRLKRLHKLMMTSSVYMQTADYDEQRAAIDRDNRLYWRRPPRRLEAEAIRDAMLTVSNQLDPQMYGPGTLDQNMRRRSIYFFIKRSQLIPMMMLFDWPEHLVSIGQRARTTIAPQALMFMNSPQGRFYADEFAKRLHGLEDSAAIVRAYEIAFGRAPSQQELQLLGEFLKEQAQRHAQTGVDDAAHRARTDMCQALLGMNEFIYVE comes from the coding sequence ATGGTTCGACTCCATGACAACTCATCGGCGGTGCTCCGATTCGCGCTGTCGCTGACGATTCTGATCGGCTGCCTGTGCGCTCCCGCAGCCGCTGGCAACGCCAAAGCGGTCCCCCCCGACCACGCCGAAAAAGCGAAGCAGGGACTCGCGCTCTTCAAGTCGCATGTTCGCCCGCTGCTGGTCAAGCACTGCCTGGACTGCCACGGCGGCAAATCGGTCAAGGCAGACTTCGATCTCTCGACGCGGAAGCTGCTGATGGACAGCGGCTACGTCGACAAGACGGCCGAAGACAGCTATCTCGTCGAACTGATCGAGCACCGGGCCGAGCCCCATATGCCGTTCAAGGAGCCCCGCCTGAGCGACGAGGCGATCGGGCACATCCGGAAGTGGATCGAGCTGGGGGCCCCGTACGACAAGCCACTCGTCGACAGTTCGGCAGCCGCGACGGAACTTGCCGTCACCGACGATGACCGCAACTTCTGGTCGTTTCGTCCGCTGAGGGGAATCACTCCTCCTGCGGTGGAGAACGAAGACTGGTGCCGGACGCCGATCGACCGCTTCATCCTCGGCCGGCAGGAAGAGCAGGGGCTTGTTCCCAATGAGTCCGCCTCGAGGCGGAAGCTGATTCGCCGCGCTTACTTTGATCTGATCGGACTCCCTCCCACCCCCGAGGAGGTCGAACAGTTCGTCAGCGATACCGATCCGCACGCCTGGTCAAAGCTGATCGACCGCCTGCTGGATTCGGAGCATTACGGTGAGCGATGGGCCCGGCACTGGATGGACGTTGCCCGCTTCGCCGAGTCGCACGGCTACGAGCAGGACTACGACCGGCCGCACGCCTACCACTACCGCGACTTCCTCATCAAGGCGCTCAACGCCGACATGCCGTTCGATCAGTTCGTCCGCTGGCAACTGGCGGGGGACGAGCTGGCTCCCGATGAACCCCTGGCGATGATGGCGACCGGCTTCCTCGGAGCGGGAGCCTTTCCCACTCAGCTGACTGAAGCCGAGTTCGAGTCGGCCCGCTACGACGAACTGGATGACATGGTCGCCACGACAGGAGTGGCCTTTCTGGGACTGTCGATCGGCTGCGCCCGCTGTCACGATCACAAGTTCGATCCGATTCCCGCAGCCGACTACTACCGGATGGCAGCGAACTTCACGACGACGATCCGGTCCGAGATCGACCTGCAGCTCGATGCCGACGAGTACCGACGGGCGAAACAGAAGTTCGACGGTGAGCATGCCGCGTTAGAGGCGAAGCTGCAGGAGTACGAATCGGGCCCACTGCAGTCGTCGTTTCAGAAATGGCTGACGGACGCCGCAGAAACTCCGGTCCAATCACCCCTCTGGCGGATCGTCGAACCGGTCCTGATGAAGTCGACCGGCGGGGCGACGCTCGAACTGCAGCCCGACGGCTCGATCCTGGCCAGCGGGAAGAAGCCGAATCAGGATCAGTACGTCTTCACCATCCGCACAGAGGCGAACGGTCTCGCAGCGGTCCGGATCGAAGCGCTGACGCACGAGTCGCTGACGAAGCACGGTCCTGGACGTGCCGGCAATGGCAACTTCGCCCTCACCGATCTGCGGATTACGGCCCGACCGGTTGATCAGCCGGAGGCCGCACCTCAACCGGTGAACCTCGCCTCGGCTGCCGCCACGCACGAACAGAACGATGGCGTTCTCTCCGTCCGCGGCAGCATTGACGACAATCCGCAAAGCGGCTGGGCCGTCGACTTCGGGGGCATCGGCAAGGACCAGGCGGCTGTCTTTACGTTGGCCGAGCCGTTGCAGCAGGACGGGCAGGTCGAACTGACATTCACGATGAAGTTCGACAACAACGTCGCCCACAGCCTGGGACGCCTGCGACTGTCCGTCACAACCGAGACAGCACCCGTCCCCTCGGTCGACGACGGCATGAAGGCGACGCTCGCCGAGGCATTTTCGCGTCTGAAGAAGGGTTCTCCGGATCAACTCAATGACGCCCAGCGGACCGCTCTGTTTGAGTGGTTCGCCAGCCGGGATGAGAAGTGGAAGGAACTGAACCAAGCGGTCGCGGAACATGTGAAACAGGCCCCGCAGCCGAAGACGATCAAGGTGCAGGTGACCTCGGAAGGTTTCCAGCATATGAAGCACCATGCGGACGGTCGCGGCTTTCCCCACTTCTATCCCGAAACGTATCACCTCGAACGGGGAGACGTGCAGCAGAAGAAAGAAGTCGCCCGAGCCGGGTATCTGCAGGTGCTGATGCGCGACGATGCCGACAACGCCGACTGGTCTGTCTCCCCCCCGGACGACTGGGATCGGACGAGCTTCCGCCGGGCAGCGCTCGCCGACTGGATGACCGATGTTGAACAGGGTGCCGGCCATCTCGTCGCGCGGGTCATCGTCAACCGGCTCTGGCAGCATCACTTCGGCAAAGGGATCGTGACGACGCCGAATGACTTCGGGATCTCAGGCGAACGCCCGACGCATCCGGAGTTGCTCGACTGGCTCGCGCGGGATCTGGTGGAGAACGGCTGGCGGCTGAAGCGGCTCCACAAGCTGATGATGACCAGCAGCGTCTATATGCAGACCGCCGACTACGACGAACAGCGGGCCGCCATCGATCGGGACAACCGGCTGTACTGGCGGCGACCTCCCAGGCGGCTCGAGGCCGAGGCGATCCGCGATGCGATGCTGACTGTTTCGAACCAGCTCGATCCGCAGATGTACGGCCCCGGGACACTTGACCAGAACATGCGCCGCCGCAGCATCTACTTCTTTATCAAGCGAAGCCAGCTGATCCCGATGATGATGCTGTTCGACTGGCCGGAACATCTGGTCAGCATCGGGCAGCGGGCCCGTACAACGATCGCCCCGCAGGCACTGATGTTCATGAACAGTCCGCAGGGGCGCTTCTATGCCGACGAGTTCGCGAAGCGTCTCCACGGGCTGGAGGACAGTGCGGCGATCGTACGGGCGTACGAGATCGCGTTCGGGCGAGCTCCGTCACAGCAGGAACTGCAGCTGCTCGGAGAGTTTCTGAAGGAGCAGGCGCAGCGACACGCCCAGACCGGCGTCGATGATGCCGCTCATCGCGCCCGGACCGACATGTGTCAGGCGCTGCTGGGCATGAACGAATTCATTTACGTCGAGTAG
- a CDS encoding DUF1501 domain-containing protein, whose amino-acid sequence MSIASRNSEAAARELISRRSLLGRAGCGAGLLGLTALMQDEGLLAAEGLGNRALNPLAVQETHFAAKAKRVIWVFVNGGPSQVDTWDYKPALEKWDGKSIKEFDPAFKNTTGFFKNAVGNLMKSPFEFTPRGECGKMVSSLFPHLGEHVDKMAFIHSGHTESNNHSPALFAMNTGMPRMGFPCVGSWVTYGLGSESRDLPGFVVMSDPKGRGLPKGHAANWSAGFLPGVYQGTHLRPTGDPIDNLNRPEALTDSTQRSQLDLLKAINEIHRTEYEAESQLAARIESFELAYRMQMSAPEALDIAAEPQHVQELYGIGREECDHFARQCLMARRLVERGVRFVQIYSGGMENQRSWDGHNDIAGNHSQFAGETDQPVGALLTDLAQRGLLDETLVIWCGEFGRLPIAQVSKKPGRDHNPHCFTAWMAGGGVKGGVSYGESDEIGYKAAIDTVHINDLHATILHLLGVDHERLTYKYNGRRFRLTDVAGEVLHKVIA is encoded by the coding sequence ATGAGCATCGCATCGCGAAACTCCGAAGCTGCCGCCCGCGAACTGATCTCGCGGCGATCACTGCTGGGTCGAGCCGGCTGCGGGGCCGGACTGCTCGGCCTGACCGCCCTGATGCAGGACGAAGGGCTGCTTGCCGCCGAGGGACTGGGGAATCGGGCCCTCAATCCGCTCGCCGTCCAGGAAACGCATTTCGCGGCAAAGGCGAAGCGGGTCATCTGGGTGTTCGTCAACGGCGGGCCGAGCCAGGTCGATACGTGGGACTACAAGCCGGCCCTGGAGAAGTGGGACGGCAAGTCGATCAAGGAGTTCGACCCGGCCTTCAAGAACACGACCGGCTTCTTCAAGAATGCCGTCGGTAACCTGATGAAGTCGCCGTTCGAGTTCACGCCGCGTGGTGAGTGCGGCAAGATGGTCTCCTCGCTGTTTCCGCACCTCGGGGAACATGTCGACAAGATGGCCTTCATCCATTCCGGCCATACCGAGTCGAACAACCATTCGCCTGCATTGTTCGCGATGAACACCGGCATGCCCCGGATGGGCTTCCCCTGTGTCGGCTCATGGGTCACGTACGGACTGGGAAGCGAGAGCCGCGACCTGCCCGGCTTCGTCGTGATGAGTGACCCGAAGGGGAGGGGACTCCCCAAGGGGCACGCGGCGAACTGGTCGGCCGGGTTCCTGCCTGGCGTCTACCAGGGGACGCATCTGCGGCCGACGGGAGATCCGATCGACAATCTCAACCGGCCGGAGGCGCTGACCGACAGCACCCAGCGCAGCCAGCTCGATCTGCTCAAGGCGATCAACGAGATCCACCGGACGGAGTACGAAGCCGAGTCACAACTGGCGGCTCGCATCGAGAGCTTCGAGCTTGCCTATCGCATGCAGATGTCGGCCCCTGAAGCACTGGACATCGCCGCCGAGCCGCAGCACGTTCAGGAGCTGTACGGGATTGGCCGGGAGGAGTGCGACCACTTTGCGCGACAGTGCCTGATGGCGCGGCGACTGGTCGAGCGGGGCGTTCGCTTCGTGCAGATCTATTCCGGCGGCATGGAGAACCAGCGATCCTGGGACGGGCATAACGACATCGCCGGCAATCACAGCCAGTTCGCCGGCGAAACCGACCAGCCGGTCGGCGCATTGCTGACGGACCTGGCACAGCGGGGACTGCTGGACGAGACGCTGGTGATCTGGTGCGGCGAATTCGGCCGTCTCCCGATTGCCCAGGTCTCGAAGAAGCCGGGCCGTGACCACAACCCGCACTGCTTCACCGCCTGGATGGCGGGGGGCGGGGTGAAGGGGGGCGTCAGCTACGGCGAGTCAGACGAGATCGGTTACAAGGCGGCGATCGACACGGTGCACATCAACGACCTGCACGCGACGATTCTGCACCTGCTGGGCGTCGACCACGAACGGCTGACGTACAAGTACAATGGCCGACGCTTCCGCCTGACGGATGTGGCTGGAGAAGTCCTTCACAAGGTCATCGCCTGA
- a CDS encoding heavy metal-binding domain-containing protein produces MITTTTPSVEGYQITQYCGIVTGEAIMGANVFKDFFANIRDIVGGRSAAYERELRRAREVAMHEMEAEAEERGATAVVGVDIDYEVVGQSGGMLMVSVSGTAVVLR; encoded by the coding sequence ATGATCACGACCACCACCCCCTCCGTCGAGGGCTATCAGATTACCCAGTACTGCGGCATCGTCACCGGCGAAGCCATCATGGGGGCGAACGTCTTCAAGGACTTCTTCGCCAACATCCGCGACATCGTCGGCGGCCGCTCGGCGGCCTACGAACGCGAACTGCGCCGGGCCCGCGAAGTCGCGATGCACGAGATGGAAGCCGAAGCGGAGGAACGGGGTGCGACGGCCGTGGTCGGCGTCGATATCGACTACGAGGTCGTCGGGCAGTCGGGTGGCATGCTGATGGTGAGTGTCAGCGGGACGGCGGTTGTCCTGCGGTAG
- a CDS encoding GNAT family N-acetyltransferase, with product MQDHQTSTVSIRAAGAEDLAGVEAFIAPFVEGGRILPRTSDELTDLLRTGFLAEIDGRIVGFAALEVYSRKLAEIRSLCVDPALQGQGIGRRLAQACVDLARERNVFEVMVITSSESFFRGCGFDFTLPGEKKALFLQTRDEH from the coding sequence ATGCAGGACCATCAGACCTCCACGGTCTCCATTCGTGCTGCCGGCGCTGAGGACCTGGCTGGCGTCGAAGCGTTTATCGCTCCCTTCGTCGAAGGGGGGCGGATCCTGCCGCGCACGTCCGACGAACTGACCGACCTGCTTCGCACCGGTTTTCTGGCAGAGATCGACGGCCGCATCGTCGGTTTCGCCGCCCTCGAGGTCTACTCCCGCAAACTGGCCGAGATCCGCAGCCTCTGCGTCGATCCGGCCCTGCAGGGTCAGGGAATCGGCCGGCGGCTCGCCCAGGCGTGCGTCGACCTGGCCCGCGAGCGAAACGTCTTCGAAGTCATGGTGATTACCTCGTCGGAGTCCTTCTTCCGCGGCTGCGGGTTCGATTTCACGCTGCCCGGGGAGAAGAAGGCTCTCTTCCTGCAGACCCGCGACGAGCACTGA
- a CDS encoding co-chaperone GroES, giving the protein MNEFVEPLGPRILIRKDEGRQQTKGGIVLPDKAEIPTITGRVVEVSAEVENDDEFPVRKYDKVLFHPKNAIPVDLESDNVLFVVPMDDVVAVFRRSPRRDENFDEDEQEGEFDDLGEFSDYDDSGE; this is encoded by the coding sequence GTGAACGAATTTGTCGAACCGTTGGGACCCCGGATCCTGATTCGTAAAGACGAAGGCCGCCAGCAGACCAAGGGAGGCATCGTGCTTCCCGACAAGGCGGAGATCCCGACCATCACCGGACGCGTTGTCGAAGTCAGCGCCGAAGTCGAGAACGACGACGAGTTCCCGGTCCGGAAGTATGACAAGGTCCTGTTCCATCCCAAGAACGCCATCCCGGTCGATCTCGAATCGGACAATGTCCTGTTCGTCGTGCCGATGGATGACGTCGTCGCTGTCTTCCGCCGCTCGCCGCGTCGGGACGAAAACTTCGACGAGGATGAACAGGAAGGGGAATTCGACGACCTCGGTGAGTTCTCGGACTACGACGACTCCGGGGAGTAG
- a CDS encoding efflux RND transporter permease subunit: MKNLFPKRDPWRDGLALWIIAGLVFALPLLGSALKGLALDNNIETWLPKDDPEARIYAWYEEHFPNEEHVIVTWEGSSLDDPRVLQFERRLEGQVDEDGVRRGGDPYVEKVTSPRDVLQRMVRYGIDSEDATSRLEGVLIGAGGLKVQLTDAGREQQDRVIRRLTDRAREELGLEIEIRESALAWRDQIDWEAYEEDEYATSDADDEDAEPVVLDIPAHDFEVTWQGINVTSENAVRFLELAANLRGKETAAEPTGRKLVQSCFVAPGSPLAVVVTLSEAGDADKRAAIATIQNAALASGIEPEKLHLGGRPVTSAALNGAVLKSAWNKDAPLWQFHNRSLILLSGAIGMAFSFMFLRDIRLGLLVVGVSYYATIFGVAIVPISGSPMNMVLIVMPTLLLVLALSGAIHVANYWKHAACEDPETAVQKAISMARQPCAMASITTAIGLLSLLTSNLTPVRQFGGYSAAGCLVALGMVLYALPSLLHLSRPRPPKLSQLNPRRWHYLGAVLCRYPNVIAGSCALFFVGASLGLIWFRTETKVVRYFPDDSQLVQDYRFLEENLAHIAPIETVIRFTPESQQRLRFLERMEVIRAVEDQIRQHPEISGTLSLADFQPVREAPGDDASVRQKIFYNRRSSEAERRIKEEQEGGAAQFLAVSRPHPDVGEENAMLTADGHELWRVTAQAAVMSDADYGVLTRELDERIRSVLRYHAGADHVVTGAVPLFLRTQQAVLSSLVTSFGLAFVIIGAVMILVLRNPLAGALSMLPNLFPVGVVFGLLSWSGQRTDIGTMITASVALGIAVDGTLHLLTWFRDGLQQGMSRQRAVMAGLAHCGPAMWQTSAAVGVGLLVLFPSELLLISRFGWLMASLIAGALVADVILLPALLVGPLGALIERDIIRARPPKAEKPPQVPSPQAIPAPHILAGPRRGGSPFVGSTGNESGFGGEPPL; encoded by the coding sequence ATGAAGAATCTGTTTCCAAAGCGGGATCCGTGGCGCGACGGGCTGGCATTGTGGATCATTGCGGGGCTGGTGTTTGCCCTCCCGCTGCTCGGCTCGGCCCTGAAGGGCCTGGCGCTCGATAACAACATCGAGACGTGGCTGCCCAAGGATGATCCGGAGGCGCGGATCTACGCCTGGTACGAGGAACACTTTCCGAACGAAGAACACGTCATCGTCACCTGGGAAGGAAGCTCGCTTGACGATCCCCGCGTCCTGCAATTCGAACGCCGGCTCGAAGGGCAGGTCGACGAAGACGGCGTCCGCCGCGGCGGTGATCCGTACGTCGAGAAGGTGACTTCGCCCCGGGATGTGCTGCAGCGAATGGTCCGCTACGGCATCGATTCGGAGGACGCGACGAGTCGGCTGGAAGGTGTGCTGATCGGTGCGGGCGGCCTGAAGGTCCAGCTCACCGATGCCGGTCGCGAGCAGCAGGACCGGGTGATTCGCCGTCTGACCGATCGGGCCCGCGAGGAACTCGGGCTGGAGATCGAGATTCGCGAGTCGGCACTCGCGTGGAGGGATCAGATTGACTGGGAGGCGTACGAAGAGGACGAGTACGCCACATCCGATGCCGACGATGAGGATGCCGAACCGGTCGTCCTCGACATCCCCGCCCACGATTTCGAGGTCACCTGGCAGGGGATCAACGTCACGTCTGAGAATGCGGTCCGTTTTCTGGAGCTGGCTGCGAATCTGCGGGGTAAGGAGACGGCCGCGGAGCCAACTGGTCGCAAGCTGGTGCAGAGCTGCTTCGTCGCACCCGGCTCCCCGCTGGCTGTGGTGGTAACCCTGTCGGAAGCCGGGGATGCCGACAAGCGGGCGGCGATCGCGACGATCCAGAACGCGGCTCTCGCCAGCGGCATCGAGCCGGAGAAGCTGCACCTTGGTGGTCGGCCCGTGACCTCGGCGGCGCTGAACGGCGCCGTGCTGAAGTCGGCGTGGAACAAGGATGCGCCGCTGTGGCAGTTCCACAATCGCTCCCTGATCCTGCTCTCGGGCGCGATCGGGATGGCGTTCTCGTTCATGTTCCTGCGGGACATCCGCCTGGGCCTTCTGGTCGTGGGCGTCTCGTACTACGCGACGATTTTTGGCGTGGCGATCGTGCCGATCAGCGGCAGCCCGATGAACATGGTCCTCATCGTGATGCCGACGCTGCTGCTCGTGCTGGCACTGTCGGGGGCGATCCACGTCGCCAACTACTGGAAGCACGCCGCGTGTGAAGATCCGGAGACGGCGGTGCAGAAGGCGATCAGCATGGCCCGGCAGCCGTGCGCGATGGCCAGCATCACGACGGCGATCGGCCTGCTTTCGCTGCTGACGAGCAATCTGACGCCGGTGCGGCAGTTCGGCGGCTACTCTGCAGCGGGTTGCCTGGTCGCGCTGGGCATGGTGCTGTACGCCCTCCCCTCCCTGCTGCACCTGAGCCGGCCGCGACCGCCCAAGCTGAGTCAGCTCAATCCCCGCCGGTGGCATTACCTGGGAGCCGTCCTCTGCCGGTACCCGAACGTAATCGCCGGCAGCTGTGCCCTGTTCTTCGTGGGGGCCAGCCTGGGACTGATCTGGTTCCGGACCGAGACGAAGGTGGTGCGTTACTTCCCGGACGACTCACAACTGGTCCAGGACTACCGGTTCCTCGAAGAGAACCTGGCCCACATCGCGCCGATCGAAACGGTGATCCGCTTCACGCCCGAGTCCCAGCAGCGGCTGCGGTTTCTCGAGCGGATGGAGGTGATTCGGGCGGTCGAAGACCAGATCCGGCAACATCCGGAGATCAGCGGGACGCTGTCGCTGGCGGACTTTCAGCCGGTGCGGGAAGCGCCCGGCGATGACGCGAGCGTTCGCCAGAAGATCTTCTACAACCGTCGATCGAGCGAAGCAGAGCGACGCATCAAGGAGGAGCAGGAAGGGGGAGCGGCCCAGTTTCTCGCGGTTTCCCGTCCGCATCCCGACGTGGGCGAAGAGAATGCCATGCTGACGGCGGACGGTCACGAGCTGTGGCGGGTGACCGCGCAGGCGGCTGTGATGAGCGACGCCGACTACGGCGTGCTGACCCGCGAGCTGGACGAACGGATCCGCTCGGTGCTTAGGTACCATGCCGGTGCCGATCACGTCGTGACCGGGGCGGTGCCGTTGTTCCTGCGGACGCAGCAGGCAGTGCTCAGCAGTCTGGTCACCAGCTTCGGGCTGGCGTTCGTGATCATTGGCGCGGTGATGATTCTGGTGCTTCGCAATCCGCTCGCCGGTGCCCTGAGCATGCTGCCGAATCTGTTCCCGGTCGGAGTCGTGTTCGGGCTGCTCTCGTGGTCGGGGCAGCGAACGGACATTGGCACCATGATCACCGCGTCGGTGGCGCTGGGGATCGCGGTCGACGGGACGCTGCACCTGCTCACGTGGTTCCGTGACGGACTGCAGCAGGGGATGTCGCGGCAGCGGGCCGTGATGGCAGGTCTGGCGCACTGTGGCCCGGCAATGTGGCAGACGAGTGCCGCGGTCGGTGTCGGGTTGCTGGTGCTGTTTCCGTCAGAATTGCTGCTGATCAGTCGTTTTGGCTGGTTGATGGCGTCTCTGATCGCCGGTGCTTTGGTAGCGGACGTCATTCTGCTGCCGGCCCTGCTGGTCGGTCCGCTGGGGGCCCTGATCGAGCGGGACATCATCCGCGCGCGTCCGCCGAAAGCGGAGAAACCACCGCAAGTTCCGTCTCCGCAGGCGATTCCGGCTCCTCATATTCTGGCTGGTCCGCGTCGTGGCGGCAGTCCGTTCGTCGGCTCCACCGGGAACGAATCCGGTTTCGGAGGTGAACCCCCGCTGTGA
- a CDS encoding 3-oxoacyl-ACP synthase III, whose product MRFQHVCVEAFACTLPPHVVASDEIEDRLKPVYERLHLPAGRLEMMTGIRERRFFDPGTLPGTISATTATRAVEQSGIDRSHFGALMHASVCRDQMEPATACGVHHRAGLPSDCTVLDLSNACLGLLNGMLLIASMIELGQIRAGVVVGTEIGRPLVEGTIDRLLADDSINRKQIKNEFASLTIGSGSAAIVLCDRKLSRTGTRLVGGALKADTSSHELCAGGPEHATDGDNRPRMNTDSEALLHAGVGLAKQTWESTKQVLGWHNEDVDKVFTHQVGKAHRRLLLEELQLNPDLDFPTVEYLGNTGAVALPMAAALGIEQGHLQANDRVALLGIGSGLNSVMLGLHWQPTA is encoded by the coding sequence ATGCGTTTCCAGCACGTTTGTGTCGAGGCGTTTGCCTGCACGCTCCCGCCGCACGTTGTCGCCTCCGATGAGATCGAGGACCGCCTCAAACCGGTCTACGAACGGCTGCATCTGCCGGCCGGTCGCCTCGAGATGATGACGGGCATCCGGGAGCGACGTTTCTTCGATCCCGGCACCCTCCCCGGCACCATCAGCGCCACGACGGCCACACGTGCGGTCGAACAATCGGGGATCGACCGCAGTCACTTCGGGGCCCTCATGCATGCGTCCGTCTGTCGGGACCAGATGGAACCGGCGACCGCCTGCGGCGTGCATCACCGGGCGGGACTCCCCTCCGACTGCACGGTCCTCGATCTGAGCAACGCCTGCCTCGGTCTGCTCAACGGCATGCTGCTGATCGCCAGCATGATCGAACTGGGGCAGATTCGGGCTGGCGTCGTCGTCGGCACCGAGATCGGCCGTCCGCTCGTCGAAGGAACGATCGATCGCCTGCTCGCCGACGATTCGATCAACCGCAAGCAGATCAAGAACGAGTTCGCCTCGCTGACGATCGGCTCCGGCTCGGCCGCCATCGTGCTGTGCGACCGCAAGCTGAGCCGCACCGGTACGCGGCTGGTCGGCGGTGCCCTCAAGGCGGACACCAGCAGTCACGAACTGTGTGCCGGCGGCCCCGAGCATGCGACCGATGGCGACAATCGCCCCCGGATGAACACCGACTCCGAAGCGCTGCTGCATGCCGGCGTCGGACTGGCGAAGCAGACCTGGGAGTCCACGAAGCAGGTGCTGGGCTGGCACAACGAAGACGTCGACAAGGTGTTCACACATCAGGTCGGCAAGGCTCACCGCCGGCTGCTGCTCGAAGAACTGCAGCTCAATCCCGACCTCGACTTTCCGACGGTCGAGTACCTGGGAAACACCGGCGCCGTCGCGCTTCCGATGGCGGCGGCACTCGGCATCGAGCAGGGGCATCTCCAGGCGAACGATCGCGTGGCCCTGCTGGGAATCGGCAGCGGGCTGAACTCGGTCATGCTCGGTCTGCACTGGCAACCGACCGCCTGA
- the floA gene encoding flotillin-like protein FloA (flotillin-like protein involved in membrane lipid rafts), whose amino-acid sequence MPRLLLLLGIGFVVLLLLIFLFLFSKYFKLWLRAFVTRARISPLTLVFMSLRKVNPNVIVDAKISAVQAAIPEISTAALEAHYLAGGNVQRVTRALIAASRARIELDWDTAAAIDLAGRNVLEAVQTSVDPKVIDCPDPRRGRTTLDGVARDGIQLKARARVTVRTNLSQLVGGATEDTVIARVGEGIVSAIGSSESHKVVLANPALIAQAVLRKSLDSQTAYEIVSIDIADIDVGDNVGARLQADQAEADMRVARALAEQRRAEAVAKEQEMRALTQENQAKVVLAEAEIPKAMAEAFQEGQLRVQMANGHPG is encoded by the coding sequence CTGCCGAGGCTGCTGCTGTTGCTCGGCATCGGCTTTGTCGTCCTGCTGCTGCTGATCTTCCTCTTTCTGTTTTCGAAGTACTTCAAGCTGTGGTTGCGGGCCTTCGTGACCCGTGCCCGGATCAGCCCGCTCACACTGGTCTTCATGTCGTTGCGGAAGGTGAATCCCAACGTCATCGTCGACGCGAAGATCAGTGCGGTGCAGGCGGCAATCCCCGAGATTTCGACTGCTGCTCTCGAAGCCCACTACCTCGCCGGCGGCAACGTCCAGCGGGTGACGCGGGCGCTGATCGCCGCGAGCCGCGCCCGGATCGAACTCGACTGGGATACCGCAGCGGCGATCGACCTTGCCGGCCGGAACGTGCTCGAAGCCGTCCAGACCAGCGTCGATCCCAAAGTCATTGACTGTCCCGACCCTCGTCGGGGGCGAACCACGCTCGACGGCGTCGCGCGGGACGGAATTCAGCTCAAGGCACGGGCCCGCGTCACCGTCCGGACGAACCTCAGTCAGCTCGTCGGCGGTGCGACCGAAGACACGGTCATCGCCCGCGTGGGTGAGGGAATCGTCTCGGCAATCGGGTCCTCGGAAAGTCACAAGGTGGTGCTGGCGAACCCGGCACTCATTGCCCAGGCAGTGCTCCGCAAGAGCCTCGACTCGCAGACGGCCTACGAGATCGTCTCGATCGACATTGCGGACATCGACGTCGGAGACAACGTCGGAGCCCGGCTGCAGGCCGACCAGGCCGAAGCCGACATGCGGGTCGCCCGTGCTCTCGCCGAACAGCGGCGGGCCGAGGCGGTCGCCAAGGAACAGGAGATGCGGGCTCTGACACAGGAGAACCAGGCGAAGGTCGTGCTGGCGGAAGCCGAAATTCCCAAAGCGATGGCCGAAGCCTTCCAGGAAGGACAACTGCGTGTCCAGATGGCGAATGGACACCCGGGGTAA